TCGTCACGCCCGGCAACTACCTCAAGGGCTGGGTGATCATCTGGCTGCCGCTGGTGTCGGCGGGCGTTCTGGGCTTTATCGGCCTGGCACTGACACGTGACTTTGCCACGGTGTTCATCAGCATGCTCGCGTTCATCGTCTTTCTTTCAATGGCACCCAACGGTCACGCGATGACGCGGCCGGTGGGCGACCATGACGATCCCGCGACGTACGAAGAGCCGAAGTAGGACGCGTGCCGACGATTCCGCCCCTGGTGCTGCTCGGTGCCGCGGCCGTTGCGGTGACTGCGGTCATTGTCTTTGTCCGACTGCGCGAGCGACGCCTGAGAAACAAGCTGCGCGCGTCGGCCGACGCTCTGGGCTACCAGCCGCTGGCCGCACCGCCCGTCTGGCTGACGGCTGCTGCCCGGCCAGGCCTGCCTGAAACGGGCGCGTCGGGCCTCGTTGCAACGAACGTTTTCAGCAAGGCTTCCGAAGACGGCGCGATGCGGGTTGTTGCGACCGTCCACTATCTCGTCGGCGGTGCTTCGCGTCGGCACGCTCTGCGCCGGGTGATCGCGGTCGATGTGATCAGCGGCAAAACGCCACAGGCACAGGTTCACCCCGAACGCGACGACCTTCCGAGGGCGTACGAAAGCTTTATGAAACAAACCTTTCCCACCGTCCAGAGCGATTGATCGTCCTGACGCCTGCACGTGCGGCATGCTGCCGCAGCTTGTGAAATCTCGTAGCTTGCCGAAGCAGCAGCGACCGACTCTAATGCCCCCAAGCCGGCCGGCCCCGCGTGGTGCGTCGTGCCACGACTCGACCTTTCGAGTCCTTCCCCATTTCGCTTTTGATGTAGATGAGCAAGACGACGGGACAATCCGACGCCTCACAGAGCGGCTCGATGGCCTACGCCTCAGGACGGTCGGGCCGCTTCGTGTTTCCACGGTGGGCCAACTTCCTGCTGCCGGTGATGATCGTCGCCGTCGGCGGCGGTGCCCTGTATGCCCCGACTTTCGCCGGCCTGGCACTGCATCCGGACACGCTCAACATCGGCTACCAGCCCGAGCAGCCAGTCCACTACAGCCACGCGCTCCACGTGGGCCAGCTTGGCATGGACTGCAAGTACTGCCACACGACGGTCGAAAAAGCCGCATTTGCCGCAGTTCCGCCGACGCAGACGTGCATGAACTGCCACAGCAACGTCGCCACAGCCGAGCCGACGTTGAACAAGGTTCGCGAAAGCTGGGCGACGGGCGAGCCGATCGAATGGATCAAGATCCACGACCTGGCCGACTACAGCTATTTCAACCACTCCGCCCACGTGAATGCCGGCGTTGGTTGCTACTCGTGCCACGGACGCGTCGACCAGATGGAGGTCGTCTACCAGGCGCAGCCGCTCAACATGGGTTGGTGTCTCCAGTGCCACCGCGAACCGGAGAAGTTCCTCCGTCCGCGCGAACAGGTCACGAGCATGACCTACCACCTCGGCCAGGGTGAGAACGACCTGCAGCTCAAGCCTGAGGATGAAGGTTCGTTGGAAAAGGCCCAGCTTCGCGTCGGCCTGGAGCTCAAGGCCCTCTACAACATCAAGGACGAGGCGTACATGCAGGCGTGCAGCACCTGCCACCGATGATCAAGAGTTGTCCGTCGCGAGCAGCGAGTCGCCCCGACTCCACGAGAAGCTGCTCCGGCTCCGACCCCACCACCACCGACGCACGACTCACTTTTCTCGCTTTACATGACCGCTAGCGCCGATCATCCCGCCATCAGGCCCGAGCAGACCGGGCGAACGTACTGGCAGAGCTTTGAGCACCTGGCTGAATCGCCCGAGGTGGCGGAGTCGCTTGAGAAAGAGTTTGCGGACTACACGCCCGACGACATCACCGCCGCCCCGACGCGGCGCAAGTTCCTAAAGTACGCAGCGGCCGGGATGAGCCTGGCGGGCATTGGGTTGTCGGGCTGCCGGCGCTGGCCGACGGAAGTCATCGCTCCCTACGCACACGCGGTCAACGACCACATTCCCGGCGTGCCGGAGTACTACGCGTCGAGCTGGGAAGTCGATGGCGTTGGCGCGGGCTTGATCGTTGAGAGCTTTGATGGAAGGCCGATTAAAGTCGAAGGCAATGCCCTTCATCCATCGAACTTGAGTCGCAATCGCAATTCGGGTGCTTGTGATACGACGGCAGTTGCACAGACGCTCTCGCTTTATGATCCGGAGCGTGCCCGCGGCTATGTCGATCGTCGTGGGCAAGCGCCTGTCACACTTCCTGCCGACGCGTTCGAAGGAGCGATTCTCCCGCAGCTTCGCGAGGCGTTGGCCACGGGTCGACTCGCCGTCCTGACCCAGTCGACCGCGTCGCCGACGTACACGAGACTTCTGGCCGAGTTGCCGGAAGGGGCGCACTACGCCTGGGCACCGCTCGCGACGGATCACGTTGCAAAGGCGACAGCGCTCGCCTTCGGACGGCCGCTGCGTGCGGTGTACGAGCTGGACGAGGCGATGATCGTCGTCGGGTTCGACGACGACTACATCGGGCAGCACCCGGCCCACGTCAAGCACGAGGCCGCCTGGGCCCGCCTGCGTGTCTCGGCCGACGACGAGGCCAAGCCGCGGATGAGCCGCACGTACCACGTCGACTGCCAGCACTCGCTCACCGGAGCCAACGCCGACGTCCGCCTGCCACTCAAGCCGAGTCGACTGCGACGCGTCCTCGAAGCGCTAGCGTACGAGGTCGGGGTCACCGGCGTCGCCTTGCCGGAGACGCTCACCGATCGCGAGTCCGAGTTCGTCAAGAAGGCCGCCAAGGACCTCAAGGCGAACACGGGCAACTCGCTCGTCGCCGTCGGTGCCCACCTTCCGCCCGGCCTTCAGGTGCTCGGCTTCCGCATCAACGAACAGCTCGGCAATCTCGGCCGAGCGCTGACGTTCGTCGAAGATCCAACCGTCACCGGCGGATCGATCCAGGACCTTGCCAGTCGCATCGACGCCGGCGAGATCGACGCGATCGTCACCCTCGGCGGCAACCCGGCGTACGACGCTCCGGCCGACCTCGACTTCGCCGGCAAGTTGGCGAGCGTGCCGCTGAGCGTTCACCTCTCCGACTATGTCGACGAGACGGCCCGCGTCTCTGACATCCACGTCGCTCGTGCTCACTTCCTCGAAGCCTGGGGCGACACGCGTGGCTGGGAAGGCACGGTCGCACCGCAGCAGCCGCTCATCCTTCCGCTGTTCGGCGGCGTTTCGGAAATCGAGCTGTTGGCGCGAATTCAGGATCGACCGCTCACCGAAGGCCTCGCCCTCGTGCTCGAGACGTTCGCCGGGCTGATGGACCGCGATCTTCGGCCGGCGACCGATCCCGACTTCCGCAAGTTCCTCCACGACGGCATCCTCGCCGACTCGACCTTCGCCAAGGTTGACGTCCCGAGTCCGACCGCCGCGCCGCTGGAAGACGTCGTCGCTGAGGCCGACGGGCTGGAGGTCGTCTTCTGCGGTAGTCCCGCACTTCACGACGGCCGACACGCGAACAACGGCTGGCTCCAAGAGCTGCCCGACGCGATGACGAAGCTCACGTGGGACAACGCTGTCCTCGTCAACGTGAAGGATGCGGAGAAGCTCGGAATCAGGACGAACGACCTGGTCACACTGACGCTGGCCGAGCGCTCGATGGTCATCGCGGTCTACGTCATGCCCGGCCAGCCGGAGGGCGTTATCGCCCTGCCGCTCGGCTATGGCCGACGCGCCGGTGGAAGCCTTGCCGTGACGACCGCTGCAGAAGGCGGCGACGGCGGCGGCGGATTCGACACGTACCAGCTCCGCACGACCGCCGGACTCGACATCGCCTCAGGCTGCCAGCTCACTCCTACCGGCGAGCGGTACACGCTGGCGATGACGCAGAATCACCACCTCATCGACGACACCGGCTACAAGGGCCGAATCAAACGCGTCGGCGAGCACGGCAAGCCCGGCAAGATCATCCGCGAGACGACCTTCGACAAGCACGAAAAGCACGTCAAAGCCGGCAACAAGGGCATCCACCCGGCGATCAAGTACAAGTACGGCGAGATCTCGCTGCAGATCTTCCAGCCGCCGATGGAGTACAACTACCCGCACGCGTGGGCCATGTCGGTCGACATGAACGCGTGCACAGGCTGCAGCGCGTGCGTCGTCGCCTGCCAAGCGGAAAACAACATTCCGGTCGTCGGGAAGGAGTCGGTCCTCAACAACCGCGAGATGCACTGGCTGCGCGTTGACCGCTACTTCAAGGCCGAGGGCGACACCGTCGCCGACAAGAAGCACGACGACGACCCCGACACGGTCTTCCAGCCGTTGGCCTGCGTTCAGTGTGAAAACGCACCGTGCGAGCAGGTCTGCCCCGTTGCAGCCACCGTGCACGACACGCAGGGCATCAACGTGATGATCTACAACCGCTGCATCGGCACGCGGTACTGCAGCAACAACTGCCCTTACAAGGTCCGGCGGTTCAACTACCTCGACTACCACTACAAGCGGCCGCGCGGGTCGACGCTCGACTCGACGTACATCGGCATCCCCGACCAGCAGCAGTCAGAGATCGACCTGGTCCGCCGGATGGTCTTCAACCCCGACGTCACCGTCCGAATGCGCGGCGTGATGGAGAAGTGCAACTACTGCCAGCAGCGCATCCAGGTCGCCACCATCCACGCCAAGAACACAGGCGAGACGATCAAGGACGGCGACGTCCGCACGGCTTGCCAGCAGGTCTGCCCCACCGACGCCATCGTCTTTGGCAACCTCAACGACGCGACGTCCAGGGTCACCATCGAGCACCAGAACCCGCGGACGTACGGCGTCCTGGACGAGCTCAACGTCCGGCCACGCACCAAGTACATGGCCAAGCTCCGCAATCCGCCAGCCAAGGCCGACAAGTCGGAGGGCGACGAGCACGGCAATGACCACGGCGGCGAGGAGCACGCAGACGCGTCAACCACCGCGAAGCCCGCACCGCAGGAGGTGGCCGTCTAACCCGGCTGAGACGTACCCATGGCGACGATCGACACCAGCACAGAACTCGAACGCCTCGGGCGTCGCGGCCTCTTCGAGGAGCGCGACCCGCGTGACGACACCGTCACGCTTCCGCCTGAGCCCAAGCCGCAGACGTTCCGCGAGCGCAACGTCGAGATTGACAACACCGGCGACGTCCCCGGCGAACGGGCACCGCTGGTCCTGAACCACAAGACGTTTCGCGACGTCACCGACACCGTCGTCGACTTCAACCTGAAGGCCCCGGACATTCCGTGGCTGATCCTGTTCTTGACGGCGGGCGGCGTGGCGACCATGTTCCTCGGCGGGAGCGTGCTCTACCTCCTGCTCACCGGGCCAGGCGTCTGGGGCAACAACAACACGGTCGTCTGGGGCTGGCCGATCGTGAACTTCGTCTTCTGGGTCGGCATCGGCCACGCTGGAACGCTCATCTCGGCCATTCTTTTTCTGCTGCGGCAGAACTGGCGGACGAGCATCAACCGATTCGCCGAGGCGATGACCATCTTTGCCGTCGCTTGCGCGGGCATTTACCCCGGCCTACACGTGGGTCGCCCTTGGCTGGCGTTCTGGCTCTTCCCGTACCCGAACCAGATGGCCATGTGGCCTCAGTTCCGGTCGCCGCTCTTGTGGGACGTCTTTGCCGTCTCGACCTACGCCTCGGTTTCGACGCTCTTCTGGTACGTCGGCATGGTGCCGGACCTTGCGACGCTGCGTGACCGCTGCCGAAATCGCATCGGCCAGGCGATCTACGGCGTGTTGAGCCTCGGCTGGACCGGCTCAAGTCGCCACTGGTGGCGCTTCGAGAAGATGTACCTGCTTCTCGCCGCCCTTGCGACGCCGCTGGTGCTTTCGGTGCACTCGGTCGTGTCGTTCGACTTTGCCGTGTCGCAGCTTCCCGGCTGGCACACGACGATCTTCCCGCCCTACTTCGTCGCCGGTGCCGTGTTCGGCGGCTTCGCGATGGTGCTGACGCTGGCGATCCCGGCACGCGAGTGGTTCGGGCTCAAGGGCCTGATCACGCTGCGCCACATCGACAACATGTGTAAGATCATGCTGGCGACGGGTCTGATCGTCAGCTACGCGTACGCGGTCGAGTTCTTCATCGCTTGGTACTCAGGCGTCGTGTACGAACAGTTCGTCTTCATGAACCGCCCGCTGGGCAACTTCAGCTGGGCGTTCTGGACGATGTTCAGCTGCAACGTCTTCTTCCCGAATCTGCTCTGGTTCCCGAAGCTGCGCAAGAACCTTGTCGTCGTGATGTTCTGCGCGATGTGTGCCAACATCGGCATGTGGTTCGAGCGATTCGTGATCATCATCACGAGCCTCACCCGCGACTTCATCCCGAGCAGCTGGGCCGACTTCACGCCGACCTACATCGACATGGCGATGTTCTTCGGCACGTTCGGGTTGTTCTTTGCGAACATGCTGATGTTCATCAAGTTCGGCCCGATCATCGCGATGGCCGAGGTCAAAACGGTCATGCCACAAGCCCACGTCGGCCACGGCAAGCACGACGAAGTTCAGTCGGAATCGACCGAAGCCCCCGCCCCAGCGACCGCAACCAACTGAGCCGTTGCCGTCTGCACACGTCCGACTTTTCAAGCTCCCACCACCCTCGAACACGTGACCGCCGCTTACACCACGCTGCCCAACGACCTTCGGGTACCAGAGATCGCCGTCGAGGACGATCGACCGGTGCTGGCTGGTGTGCTGGCGGAGTATGAGGACGTCGACAGCGTCTACGCCGCTGCAGAGAAGGTTCGGGACTCCGGCTACACGCGGTGGGACGTCCACTCGCCCTTCCCGATCCACGGCATTGAGAAGGCAATGAACCTTCGGCCGACGATTCTGCCCTGGATCTGCCTCGGCGGCGGTCTGGCGGGTCTGTTCGGCGGACTGTTCCTGTGCGTCTGGACGATGTCGACCAGCTACAGCTTTGCTGGCGGATTGCAGGGGTACGAGTACCTCATCAGCGGCAAGCCGATGTGGTCGCTGCCGCAGTTCATTCCCGTCATCTTCGAAACAACGATTCTGCTCGCCGCCTTCTCGGCAGGGCTCGGCATGATCGCTCTGAACGCGCTGCCGATGCTGTACAACCCGCTGCTCCGCAGCGAGCGGTTCCGCCGGGTGACCGACGACCGGTTCTTCATCGTCATCGACGCGTCGGACCCCAAGTTCGACGTCACCGAGACCGAGCAACTGCTCCGCGACACCGGCACGACCGCCGTCGAGCGCGTTGTGGACTAGCGCAACCGGCCTTCGAGCTTCTTCTCCACGCTTTACGACCTTCATGCCCGCGAACGACGCCATCAAGAAGCAGGTCGACGACGCCGTCGCCGCCAACAGTCCGGCGACGCTGATGGCGGTGCGTGGGCTGGCGCGGTTTAACAACGTGCCGACGTGGCTGGTCTACATGGTGGTCATCACGATCGTCGCCAGCTGGATTCCGCTGGCCTGGGCGGTTCGCGAGAAGTTCACACGGAGCCCGTTGCCACGCGTCCACCTTCTCCAGGGCATGGACAACCAAGCCAAGTTCAAAGCGCAGAGCCAGAACGTCTTCTTTGAGAACGACATGGCCACGCGTCCGCCAGTGCCGGGCACGGTGAAGCGTGGCAACCTCGATGACGACCGCATGCTCGTCAGCGGCTTCGAAATGCGGGACGGCGAGGTCATCTGGGCCGACTCGATCCCGGTCGAAGTGACGCCCGAGCTCATGGCCAAGGGCAAGGAACTTTGGGCACGCTACTGCTACCTCTGCCACGGGTACGACGGATACGGCAACGGCCCGATTCACGTCCGAGCCGCCGCGAATACGAACAAGAACCCTCTCTGGGTCCAGCCGTCCAGCATCCACGACGCGGTCCGCATGAGTCGGGAAGACGGGCACCTGTACAACACGATCAACATCGGCATCCGCAACATGGCCGGCTACGGCCATGCGATTCCGGACCCGGTCGATCGCTGGGCGATCGTCGCGTACATGCGTGCTTTGCAGACCAGCCAGAACGCCCCAGCCGAGCTGTGGCCCGAGGACACCAGCGACATCCCGGTCCAGCCGACGCTGGTGAGCGGCCGCGCGATGGTGATCGTCGTCGACGCCGAAGAAGCCGACACCGAAGCCGAGGCTGACACGCCGGCTGACGAAGCCCAGCAGGACTGATCACGCACTTTCCCGAGGAACTCCCACGACGTGGCCACGCACGACACCGCAAGCCATCCCGCTCACAACGAGCCGCTGACGATCCCGTCGGACAAGGCCGACCGCTTGTTCGGCGTGTCCGCTGCGGTCACAGCGGCCGGGCTGGTGCTGGCGTTCGTCTTTGCGATTGTGTTTGGCGTTCGCCGGCTGATGCTGTCGTACCTCGTCAGCTACATGTTCGTTCTGTCGATTGCGCTCGGGGCATTGGTCTTCGTGCTCCTTCAACACGCGACCAAGGCGGGCTGGAGCGTCAACGTCCGCCGGGTGCCGGAACTGCTGACACGGCTGTTTCCACTGCTTGCGATCTTGGTGATTCCGATCATCGTCACGTTCCTGTTCCCGGGAACGGAAGGCGACCGCGTCGAAGGGAAAGGCCCACTGCTCTACCCGTGGGCGATGTACCAGGTCGACCACGGCGACGACAGTTACGCCGTTGACGAGGAAGTCGAAGAACAAGCTGGTTCAGTCAGCGAAGACATCACGGGCGACTCGACCATCGAAGCGACGATGTCGGGCATCGCGAACCCCGCTTACGACCCAGACTCGGCCGAGGGGCACCTGCTGACGGACCCACGCCAGAACCTCACAGTCGAGCGGGCGGAGCACCACGCGTACCACATCGATCCTTTAACAGAGGGCAAGCTCGGCTGGTTGAATCGGCCGTTCTTCATGGCTCGGATCGTCGTCTACTTCGCAGCGTGGATCGCGATCGCAGGCTTCTACTACCGCACCAGCGTCCGTCAAGACGGCGACGGTGATCCGGAGCGAACCAACGCGATGACGCGTTGGAGCTACATCAACCTCGTCATCCTCGGCCTGACGCTCACATTCGCCAGCTTCGACCTGGTAATGAGCCTCGACCCGCACTTCTTCAGCACCATCTTCGGCGGCTACATCTTCTCCGGTGGAATGGTGGGTTTCTTCGCCGTCACGATCCTCGCCTACCAGTTCCTGCGCATGGCCGGGCTCCTCAAGGAGAGCGTGACCGTCGAGCACTACCACGACTTGGGCAAGTGGCTCTTCGCCTTCACGTTCTTCTGGGGTTACATCGCGTTCAGCCAGTACATGTTGATCTGGTACGCGAACATCCCTGAAACCACCTACTGGTTCGGCGTTCGCGGAGCGACCACCATCCCGGCGAACCTCGGCTTCGGTGCCTGGGGTGACGATCCCGACGCCCCGGCCCAGGTCGGCTGGTGGGCTGTCGTTTCGATGACGCTGCTGGTCGGCCACTTGCTTATTCCGTTCGCGGCGCTGCTGAGCCGACACGTGAAGCGGAATCTGACGCTGCTCGGCTTCTGGGCCGGCTGGCTGCTGGTGATGCACTGGATCGACCTCTACTGGCTGATCATGCCTGAGATGCTCGTCGGCGGCTGGCAACTGCTGCCGCTGACCGAGATCGCCTGTGCGATGATGGTCTGCGGCGCCAGCGTCGCCTGGATCGCTCGCGAGATGAAGATCGTCAAACTCCGCCCCGCCGCGGATCCACGTGCCAAGGAGAGCCTCGCGTTCCACAACATCTAAGAGCGAGCAGGTCGCAGCGAGCTGCGGCCTTTGCCCCTGTTCCTGACTTCCGCCACCGACGACTCCTAACCCATGTCCTCCAACCGTCAAGACGTCAATGTCGGCCTCGTCGCGTTCGTGGGCGTGGTGGGCACGATGGTCTTGCTCATCATCGTGCTCGGCGTGCAGGCGTGGTTCGGTTTCGAGTCCGATCTCATCGTCAGCCAGCGCTACGGCGCCGATGACAACGTCGACTGGCGTCGGCTCAAGAGCGAGCAGTACGCCAACATCGGTGATCCGATTGGCAACGACACGATCTACGCGTCCGAAACCGCCCCGCCGACGCGGTTCTCGTTCGCGATGGGCGAAGAGCGACAGGACTACCTGATCGGCGAAGGCGCAGCGGAGGGCTACCGGTTCCTGGGCGAAGAGCGCGACCAGCTCGTCGTGCCGATTCACCTCGCCATGGCCGCCGTGGTCGCCGAGCGTGGCGGGCCCT
The sequence above is drawn from the Planctomycetota bacterium genome and encodes:
- a CDS encoding cytochrome c3 family protein gives rise to the protein MSKTTGQSDASQSGSMAYASGRSGRFVFPRWANFLLPVMIVAVGGGALYAPTFAGLALHPDTLNIGYQPEQPVHYSHALHVGQLGMDCKYCHTTVEKAAFAAVPPTQTCMNCHSNVATAEPTLNKVRESWATGEPIEWIKIHDLADYSYFNHSAHVNAGVGCYSCHGRVDQMEVVYQAQPLNMGWCLQCHREPEKFLRPREQVTSMTYHLGQGENDLQLKPEDEGSLEKAQLRVGLELKALYNIKDEAYMQACSTCHR
- a CDS encoding TAT-variant-translocated molybdopterin oxidoreductase, with the protein product MTASADHPAIRPEQTGRTYWQSFEHLAESPEVAESLEKEFADYTPDDITAAPTRRKFLKYAAAGMSLAGIGLSGCRRWPTEVIAPYAHAVNDHIPGVPEYYASSWEVDGVGAGLIVESFDGRPIKVEGNALHPSNLSRNRNSGACDTTAVAQTLSLYDPERARGYVDRRGQAPVTLPADAFEGAILPQLREALATGRLAVLTQSTASPTYTRLLAELPEGAHYAWAPLATDHVAKATALAFGRPLRAVYELDEAMIVVGFDDDYIGQHPAHVKHEAAWARLRVSADDEAKPRMSRTYHVDCQHSLTGANADVRLPLKPSRLRRVLEALAYEVGVTGVALPETLTDRESEFVKKAAKDLKANTGNSLVAVGAHLPPGLQVLGFRINEQLGNLGRALTFVEDPTVTGGSIQDLASRIDAGEIDAIVTLGGNPAYDAPADLDFAGKLASVPLSVHLSDYVDETARVSDIHVARAHFLEAWGDTRGWEGTVAPQQPLILPLFGGVSEIELLARIQDRPLTEGLALVLETFAGLMDRDLRPATDPDFRKFLHDGILADSTFAKVDVPSPTAAPLEDVVAEADGLEVVFCGSPALHDGRHANNGWLQELPDAMTKLTWDNAVLVNVKDAEKLGIRTNDLVTLTLAERSMVIAVYVMPGQPEGVIALPLGYGRRAGGSLAVTTAAEGGDGGGGFDTYQLRTTAGLDIASGCQLTPTGERYTLAMTQNHHLIDDTGYKGRIKRVGEHGKPGKIIRETTFDKHEKHVKAGNKGIHPAIKYKYGEISLQIFQPPMEYNYPHAWAMSVDMNACTGCSACVVACQAENNIPVVGKESVLNNREMHWLRVDRYFKAEGDTVADKKHDDDPDTVFQPLACVQCENAPCEQVCPVAATVHDTQGINVMIYNRCIGTRYCSNNCPYKVRRFNYLDYHYKRPRGSTLDSTYIGIPDQQQSEIDLVRRMVFNPDVTVRMRGVMEKCNYCQQRIQVATIHAKNTGETIKDGDVRTACQQVCPTDAIVFGNLNDATSRVTIEHQNPRTYGVLDELNVRPRTKYMAKLRNPPAKADKSEGDEHGNDHGGEEHADASTTAKPAPQEVAV
- the nrfD gene encoding NrfD/PsrC family molybdoenzyme membrane anchor subunit, translating into MATIDTSTELERLGRRGLFEERDPRDDTVTLPPEPKPQTFRERNVEIDNTGDVPGERAPLVLNHKTFRDVTDTVVDFNLKAPDIPWLILFLTAGGVATMFLGGSVLYLLLTGPGVWGNNNTVVWGWPIVNFVFWVGIGHAGTLISAILFLLRQNWRTSINRFAEAMTIFAVACAGIYPGLHVGRPWLAFWLFPYPNQMAMWPQFRSPLLWDVFAVSTYASVSTLFWYVGMVPDLATLRDRCRNRIGQAIYGVLSLGWTGSSRHWWRFEKMYLLLAALATPLVLSVHSVVSFDFAVSQLPGWHTTIFPPYFVAGAVFGGFAMVLTLAIPAREWFGLKGLITLRHIDNMCKIMLATGLIVSYAYAVEFFIAWYSGVVYEQFVFMNRPLGNFSWAFWTMFSCNVFFPNLLWFPKLRKNLVVVMFCAMCANIGMWFERFVIIITSLTRDFIPSSWADFTPTYIDMAMFFGTFGLFFANMLMFIKFGPIIAMAEVKTVMPQAHVGHGKHDEVQSESTEAPAPATATN
- a CDS encoding DUF3341 domain-containing protein; the encoded protein is MTAAYTTLPNDLRVPEIAVEDDRPVLAGVLAEYEDVDSVYAAAEKVRDSGYTRWDVHSPFPIHGIEKAMNLRPTILPWICLGGGLAGLFGGLFLCVWTMSTSYSFAGGLQGYEYLISGKPMWSLPQFIPVIFETTILLAAFSAGLGMIALNALPMLYNPLLRSERFRRVTDDRFFIVIDASDPKFDVTETEQLLRDTGTTAVERVVD
- a CDS encoding cytochrome c, producing the protein MPANDAIKKQVDDAVAANSPATLMAVRGLARFNNVPTWLVYMVVITIVASWIPLAWAVREKFTRSPLPRVHLLQGMDNQAKFKAQSQNVFFENDMATRPPVPGTVKRGNLDDDRMLVSGFEMRDGEVIWADSIPVEVTPELMAKGKELWARYCYLCHGYDGYGNGPIHVRAAANTNKNPLWVQPSSIHDAVRMSREDGHLYNTINIGIRNMAGYGHAIPDPVDRWAIVAYMRALQTSQNAPAELWPEDTSDIPVQPTLVSGRAMVIVVDAEEADTEAEADTPADEAQQD